GCTGATGGTGTGCTCAGTAATTTCCGAGGCTGCAGACGGCAGCGGCGACGTTTGGTGCTGGACGTCCGACAAGTCGACCGACGACCGCTCACTCTTCTGGGTCGGAATGGTGAACCGTTTCTGAACGATCTTGTGCTGTGTGAACGAGAGCTTGCGCGCTGTCGGCTTCTTGTGGCTCTCGGCAGACGTTTCGCCATTTTCCTCGGCAGAACCGTAGTTGCGTGCCACGTTCTCCGGCGGCGGGTCCAGCTGGGGCTGTTTCTTGATTGTCACGTGAGCGTTGTTCGTCTGCAGCGGATTGACGGCCAGGTTCGACGGCTTGATGCCGTTGGCAATCGTCGAGTTGATCTGTGTGTTGTGGACTGGCTCGGCCGGCGGCGACTTGAATCTCAGCGTGCTGTTCTCTCGCGGTGTCTGGGTGTCTTGGCTATCGCGTTTCGGGTAGTAAGCGGGCGCCGGAGGCGACGACTGTCTGGTCTGAGAATTCTGAGAGTTGGCTCTCGAAGCGTACAGGCTGTGCAAGTACGACGAaacgttttttttcgccagcGGGCCGGGGATGCTGCGGCGAATGTTTTTGTTCACGTCGACGTAGACGTCGCTTTCGTCGACAATTTCCTCGCcaatcagctcctcaatCACGTCCTCCAGCGTCAAAACGCCAACGGCCCCGGTGTCCATGCCGGGCGTCGTGCTCACAATCACCATGTGCGACTTTCCCTCCTGGAAGTAGTTCAGAATGTTCAGACACGAGGTGTCCAACGACGTCTCCGGCAGTGTGGCCAACGGGAACGACGAGACGGGCAGCGCGTCCTCCGGGTCGTAGCTGATCAGAATCCGCACCAGCAGCATGCCAACGAAGTTGGTTGGCTCGCCAGGTAGATGGATCGGGATCCGGGAAAATCCAGCATTGAATatctcctccaccacctcctcgtccaaaataCGGTCCGAAGGCAGCGTGTAAACTTTGTCGATCGGGGTCATGATCGCACACACAGGCTTCTCCTTCAGGTCCAGCACTGCGCTGATGATGGTGACCTCGTCCTGGTTGAGTCTCTCGACGCCCATCGTCTTGTGCAGCGTGACAAGGGTCTTGAGACCGGACTTGCGGTACGCAGTGCCATGGTCCTGGCCCAAAATGTAGTCTAGCAGCAGCGCAATAGGGTACGCCACCGGGTACATCAGGTACATCAGAACGAGCACAAAGGGCGCGAAATATGCTCCAAGTTGCAGGCCGTAACGGACACACACGGACTGCGGGATGATCTCGCCGAAAATCACGATCGACGCGGTGGCAGAGAAAACGGCTGCAAACCCGCCGCCCAGAAACCTGTCGAGCATCACCGGCAACGTCTCGTTGGTGATCACGTTTGACAGCAACAGCGTCACAAGCACCCAGTGCTTGCCACGGCCAATCAgtttcagcacctcgtGCGCCCATTTGCGCTCGCTAGGCGTCCCGCTGTCGGCAATCACCTTTAGGTACAGCTCGTCCTGGCCCATGAGCCCCAACGTAAGACCGGCAAAAACACCGCCGAGCAGAACTAATGAGATCGACGCAACCATGTACATGTAAAACTCGCCATCAGACAGCGGCTCGTGGTGTTTGCTGGCCGTGTGAATGACTCCCCTAGCCACTAGCCCCTTCACGGGAAGGGGCAGTGCGTGGGAGAAATTGGGCAGCAACGATACAAGGGCTAGTAAACTCTTGTACAGTTGGTTTGTCGGGGGAAGCTTGCTGGTGTGCGATCGCGGAAGATGTTTGGACATGCAGTGTGCAAAGAATAAATACGAGGTGTTAGCGAATCAAAATAATGTCGCTTTTTGCatatatttatttcacTTGAATTAGTTTCTGCGCCACATGGCCCGTGGCGGATTTATTTCTTATTTGCTTAAATACATTTTCAGCTTGCCTACAAGCAAAGGTCACCTCTCCATCCTCACTGCTGCTTGCACTCGGCCGGCTGCTGCGCCTTGGCGGTGCCGGCCTGACCTGctccttcttcctcctcctcctcgtctgCATCGCTCTCGTCTGCCTCAGaatcctcctcctcctcctcgtagTCCTCGTCCTCACCGTCGTCATACTCGTACTCCAACGCCTGTCCCGTGAACCAGTCAATCGCTCTAGGAAGCAGCTTGTCCTTAAACAGCTCGCCGATCTCGTAGTCGAGCTGCAGTCTctgctcaagatcctcctcctcttcctcttcctcctcttcctcttcctcctcctcggcctcttcctgctcctccttgcTCTTTGGTGGCTGTGGCGggttgaagaagttgaagaacGAGTCCACGGCCGtcagcttctcgatcgTTCTCACTTGCTTCGTGTGCTTGTTTCTCTGTTTCCGCTTCTCGACCGTGATCGTGAGGTTGTGGTCGTTGTCCTTCCATTTGATGTCGCAGCCCTCTGCGTGGTCGTAGACAAAGTCCCGCGAGTACCCGAGCTCCTTCTGGTAGTAGTAAGTCTTcacaagctccttgttggTGAAGTAGTCGttttcctcaaactcgAACACCAGTCTGAATCCCAGAGCATCGAAATACTCCAGTCGAATGTCGATCAGGTGGTTCAAGGCCTCCGAGTCCCGGTCCGTGATCAGCTCGGCGATCGGACCCAGGTTTTCCATGGCCGTGAGCCAGAAGCTTGGCACGCCCTTGACGTCCTTCAAACTCTCGTCGATCTCTGTTTTGGTCTCGTCTgcctcctcttcctcgtcctcttcctcacCCATCAGGGCCTGACcctcctcgatctcttcTGGAGCAGGCTCCAGCGAGCCTGTGACgagcttctttctcttttcaaaaatcGGCTGGTGCTTCTCGTGGTACTTCTTCTCGAGATTCAAAAGCTCCATTTGAAATTCCGCCTCCAGCTTGAATTGTTTCTGTTGCAAGGCCTTCAGTCCGTACAAACGGTTTTTGATCTTCGGAGGAAGCGCCTTCACATAGCCCGAGTCCGTACCAACAAGCGTGTTCAGCTTACCCTCGATCATCGACAAAATGGCAGGGTTGGCCAGCAGTTTTTTGCGTAGCTCATCGTCCTCCTTTATTGTGGACGGGATTGTAGGCAATGGAGCATTCTTCAGATAGGATCCACTCACAGAGGCCGGTGTGTTGTGCGGAGTAGGTGCCTGGGCAATGTTACCCTTCTTGATAGGCTCAGACATCGCTAATTAATTTGTAACTGTGTTTGTTTGCTGTATAGGCAATTTTAACTGTTTCGACTCTTCTTTTCTcgggaaaaaaaacgttATAGCGACTAGTCCTACAGAGATCTCTTGAATGCGTCCGTTTCGTTTTATCGCTAGTCGGTGTTTCTATGTTATCACACCTGATACAACTGATTTAACACTCCACTTgacaattttttttttgcgtggCCAAAATCGCGCCTTCTAAAAAAGTTTCTGGCGGTGTTAAGAGGTTCTCTGTataaagaaaaaaatatggtGCTCAGATATGCCCTGCTACCACGCGCTGCCTAGTACACCACCTCGCACCAGCTCCCTGCCGTCTGCTCCAAATGATGTTCGAGCAACCGGCCCCGCTGGAACTGTACACTCGGGTTTAGATCTGTGTCGAATCGATCGTTCAGCAGTCGATACGCTTGCAGAAACTCGGCAGCCAgatcctcctcctgctgttgcacCATGCAGCTCGCTATAGTGCGCACCGTCTGTCTGTGTACGACGCGGCAGTGCAGAGCCAGCTCCGTGATCTCCAACAGGAACAACGCGTCCGGCGCTCGTCGACCGATTTTTAGTAGCTGCTGCATCAGATACATGTTCGGCACAACATTGTGATCCACAAGGTCCCTCAGTATCTGATGCTGCAACCTGGTGGTCGCACTTTTTATGTCCATGTCCCAGCCGGCCATATTTCGCGCAGACAGCGAGTAGTTCAGCATGCGTCCCATGAACGTGGGAGACACGCCGCATTGCTGCTTGTACATCCCATACACCGATTCGAGCGTGACTATGCCTTTCAAggagtccagcagcttgaaaaactcgcCGAGACCGAGCTTCAGTCCCGATTGGTGCATGTCGTGCAAAAAGTGCACTCCAAAGGTGTCTTTGCGTAAAGCATGCGGACAGTTGCACAGATACCGTATGAAGAACTCCAGATCCTGTGCTTGCATGTACAACGGTGCCGGCCGGGGCAGTGCGAAGTATGCCTTTTGCAGCCGCGATATTCCAAGGTGGTCTCTTCgcagctctttgaagaaCTTCAGGTATTGCGGTGATGAGAGCGGGTCGATGACCCGAGAATTATTCAGCTTTGCCTCGTATCTCTGTTTGCGCGCATTGTAATATTCGTGGCTCACGATTGAAGACTCTGTACCGGGCACCTCTGTACGATCAGTTGGTCTCTCAAACTGGGTCAAATATCGATCTGTCGCTCGTTCAAGAGTGTAGGGTTTATCTGAGACAACACTGCTAAGCAACAGCTGCTTGAGATCGCCGTATGGCACCGCTTCGCGCAAAAGCTCGTCCAGTCGCTTCCTGATCCGGAACCGCGCACTAGCCATCTGGAATTCGCCACTTGAAGGCCCATTGAGCCACGAGAGCTTCACCTGCCGCATCTGCGACACATTGCGCAAAGTCTGCAACGACAGTATCGGTCGAAAAGGCTGCATTCGCAACAGACTCGTCAACATCCAAACAGCTCTATGCGGGGAAATAAATAAtccttatttttttatttttgtatctggtgtacggatgCCCCCATCACATACGGATCTCGTAGCTTTTCGCTCTAGACAGGTATGTGACGCTCTTGACTGTGGCGTAATTCATGGTGGGCTCGTGcactttgaaaaacttaACTTTGTGGCCTCCCACAGAATACGAGTcgatcgagaagctgagcGAGATCGGCGGCTTGGCAGCCACAGCGTCGGCCGGAGTGTTGGGCACGGCAAACTGCAGCCTGTGCTTCTGGCCGCCattcattttcttgagGCTCCATTGCACCACGTTTTCCTCTTCTACAAGTCGGCACTTGccagtttctgtgtttGCCCGCAATTTCGACGTTCCAGGCGGCACAGGGATTCGGACAACAACGTTAGTGGCAGCGACGTTCGACGGATATGCAGACTCCAAGTCCACCGTGTAGGACGACTCGGAGCCACCGCTGTAGGGCTCCCTGGTGGTGTAGACGTTGAACGGCGGGTTTTCCACGTCTGTGCGATAGCTTAGCAGCTCGAACTTGCCGTCGGGAGGAATAAATTTAATTATTCTGTGCTCGTCGAAATCTTTGAGGTTGACGCACTGGTGGAACGTACAGTCGCTAGATTTGAATTCTTGGTATGCGTCGTTCTGGTTTTCGTGGACGAGGCCCAGCAAACACGTTGGGATCCCGGAGAGACGGCAATCCATTAAAATGCGACCCTCGACAAACGACCGCAGTACAAAACCGTTCGCCGTGGTGAGCAGGTTGAAGTCCTCGATGAGGTCGATCTGGACCaagtttttcttgtatTTGAGTGCCTGCGGCCGCCAGGGGTGCGATGCGGCGGTGGCGTCGAGCGGAGCGTTGATGATCTGTGGGAGTTTGCCCGCAGACTTGCGTCTGATGGAGCCTGCTTTTGCTAGCAGGCCACTGGCGGTGCTGTTTTTAAATCTGCCGGTTTCGGCAGCCTGCAAGGACAAATACGGCCGCAAAGTGGACAGGTCCAAGTTGGAGACATGTCCGGACTCTATGGACTCGTCAAGAACCTCGTAAACGAGCGGAAAGTGGGCCTTgacgtcgtcctcggtaacgttgtccagctcgaaaagccgtttcagcagctccacaaAGCGATGGAGGTACTCGAGAACAATTGAAGCATCCACATTGGAACGCGTGACAGCGACGATCCACAGCGCGCCGTGACGTATGTGCAGAAACGAAGTGGAGCCCAGGGTCAGCACGGGAGACTTTATATCGGAACATTTGGAGATGACCTGGATGCGGAACACTTCGCAGACATTGCGGCGGACGCCGTCACGGAACAGCCGCGAGATCAGCACCTCGCCCTTGCCGTTATATACGAAGAATGCGCTGATCATGGTAAGTACATCCGTGCACCTGAAATGGTATTGAGTGCACAAAAGTACAAATAATCTGGTTTGAGCTGCGAGCCAGATCCGGCACCCTCGCACCGAGCTTtagaaaataaaatctgttttttctggaaaatgagctGCAATCGGCCATGGCACGGGGCAACCAAAGAGAGCTGGCAAGACAGAAGAACctgaagaagcagcaggagcaggCGAAGGGGCACAAGAAGGAGGGCGACCCGAAGAAGAGAATGGAACGCGACGCGGAGATCCTCCGTGCAAAACAAAAGGCGGCCGAGGAGCGCAGACAGGCCGAGGCCGCGAAAAAATAGAGGAAATGCTCACTACGTAGACCCAATAGACGAGTTG
The sequence above is a segment of the Ogataea parapolymorpha DL-1 chromosome I, whole genome shotgun sequence genome. Coding sequences within it:
- a CDS encoding AP-1 complex subunit mu-1 produces the protein MISAFFVYNGKGEVLISRLFRDGVRRNVCEVFRIQVISKCSDIKSPVLTLGSTSFLHIRHGALWIVAVTRSNVDASIVLEYLHRFVELLKRLFELDNVTEDDVKAHFPLVYEVLDESIESGHVSNLDLSTLRPYLSLQAAETGRFKNSTASGLLAKAGSIRRKSAGKLPQIINAPLDATAASHPWRPQALKYKKNLVQIDLIEDFNLLTTANGFVLRSFVEGRILMDCRLSGIPTCLLGLVHENQNDAYQEFKSSDCTFHQCVNLKDFDEHRIIKFIPPDGKFELLSYRTDVENPPFNVYTTREPYSGGSESSYTVDLESAYPSNVAATNVVVRIPVPPGTSKLRANTETGKCRLVEEENVVQWSLKKMNGGQKHRLQFAVPNTPADAVAAKPPISLSFSIDSYSVGGHKVKFFKVHEPTMNYATVKSVTYLSRAKSYEIRM
- a CDS encoding Protein that interacts with mitotic cyclin Clb2p: MSEPIKKGNIAQAPTPHNTPASVSGSYLKNAPLPTIPSTIKEDDELRKKLLANPAILSMIEGKLNTLVGTDSGYVKALPPKIKNRLYGLKALQQKQFKLEAEFQMELLNLEKKYHEKHQPIFEKRKKLVTGSLEPAPEEIEEGQALMGEEEDEEEEADETKTEIDESLKDVKGVPSFWLTAMENLGPIAELITDRDSEALNHLIDIRLEYFDALGFRLVFEFEENDYFTNKELVKTYYYQKELGYSRDFVYDHAEGCDIKWKDNDHNLTITVEKRKQRNKHTKQVRTIEKLTAVDSFFNFFNPPQPPKSKEEQEEAEEEEEEEEEEEEEEDLEQRLQLDYEIGELFKDKLLPRAIDWFTGQALEYEYDDGEDEDYEEEEEDSEADESDADEEEEEEGAGQAGTAKAQQPAECKQQ
- a CDS encoding Protein MAM3, with the translated sequence MSKHLPRSHTSKLPPTNQLYKSLLALVSLLPNFSHALPLPVKGLVARGVIHTASKHHEPLSDGEFYMYMVASISLVLLGGVFAGLTLGLMGQDELYLKVIADSGTPSERKWAHEVLKLIGRGKHWVLVTLLLSNVITNETLPVMLDRFLGGGFAAVFSATASIVIFGEIIPQSVCVRYGLQLGAYFAPFVLVLMYLMYPVAYPIALLLDYILGQDHGTAYRKSGLKTLVTLHKTMGVERLNQDEVTIISAVLDLKEKPVCAIMTPIDKVYTLPSDRILDEEVVEEIFNAGFSRIPIHLPGEPTNFVGMLLVRILISYDPEDALPVSSFPLATLPETSLDTSCLNILNYFQEGKSHMVIVSTTPGMDTGAVGVLTLEDVIEELIGEEIVDESDVYVDVNKNIRRSIPGPLAKKNVSSYLHSLYASRANSQNSQTRQSSPPAPAYYPKRDSQDTQTPRENSTLRFKSPPAEPVHNTQINSTIANGIKPSNLAVNPLQTNNAHVTIKKQPQLDPPPENVARNYGSAEENGETSAESHKKPTARKLSFTQHKIVQKRFTIPTQKSERSSVDLSDVQHQTSPLPSAASEITEHTISLPMASSHSTRSNSGIIENIVSVRGVSKTVIGESAVSEAMNIGDENDSGDPTHGEKVPFLKKENGSKPRRDSKRFWDWG